One part of the Fundidesulfovibrio putealis DSM 16056 genome encodes these proteins:
- a CDS encoding flagellar hook assembly protein FlgD: MSVSYTGASAGLFGQAESQYQANKTSGNPSLGKDAFLNLLVTQMKYQDPLNPTSDKEFLAQLAQFSSLEQLTNINASMDKLNTATTQQQMFSAVSFIGKEVKASGDSLSKSGETVSKLFYTLPEAATKVSINVMDDNGNFVRTVEVGAKAAGEQSFQWDGKDWNGKSQPDGVYRVGITTQKADGKSMLVDTTVTGLISGVSSENGKFLLTTKDGRQVYFTDVKGVVTPGTSS, translated from the coding sequence ATGAGCGTCTCATACACCGGAGCAAGCGCAGGACTGTTCGGCCAGGCCGAGTCACAGTACCAGGCGAACAAAACCTCGGGAAATCCGAGCCTGGGCAAGGATGCGTTCCTGAACCTTCTGGTCACCCAGATGAAGTATCAGGACCCCCTGAACCCCACCAGCGACAAGGAATTCCTGGCCCAGCTGGCGCAGTTCTCCAGCCTTGAGCAGCTCACCAACATCAACGCCAGCATGGACAAGCTGAACACCGCCACCACCCAGCAGCAGATGTTCTCCGCGGTGAGCTTCATCGGCAAGGAAGTGAAGGCCTCGGGCGACTCCCTCTCCAAGTCCGGAGAAACAGTCAGCAAGCTCTTTTACACCCTGCCCGAAGCGGCCACCAAGGTGTCCATCAACGTCATGGACGACAACGGCAACTTCGTGCGCACCGTGGAAGTCGGCGCCAAGGCTGCGGGAGAGCAGAGCTTCCAGTGGGACGGCAAGGACTGGAACGGCAAGTCACAGCCGGACGGCGTCTACCGGGTGGGCATCACCACGCAGAAGGCTGACGGCAAGTCCATGCTGGTGGACACCACAGTGACGGGCCTCATCTCGGGCGTGTCCAGCGAGAACGGCAAATTCCTGCTGACCACCAAGGACGGCAGGCAGGTATATTTCACGGACGTGAAGGGTGTGGTCACCCCCGGAACGTCCTCATAG